One Henriciella litoralis genomic window carries:
- a CDS encoding cytochrome P450, whose protein sequence is MAESKPSLLKSHDFMDREIIQSPFKFYQALRNEAPVYQLPKSPIPGKRVFVVSTYKLIREDVLPDWKTYSNRFGALMGQTLSKDPEIAEIEAQGYEPVDTMLTEDPPAQRKYRSIVSPAFSMRRVAGWDAAIEQIANDLIDQFEQKGEADFLKDFSIQLPIYVIADAIGVPRQDHKKIKGWADAAIAAISRMQGRDAAIESARASVEMQHYLVDLLEKRRQSPEDDILTILVNAKFDEDRGLTNSEMLSILRQLMIAGHETTTNALGGGLVYILSEPGAQAKFIETPDLLDNAVEEILRLEASTKGMWRIVNEDTTLGGVSLKQGDVLFLSYDSANRDEAVFENGDACQFDRSNASQHLSFGAGIHSCIGALLAKKEMRIAFELLLTRLPNLRLTPGRNSLEYLESLLHRGFRSLHISFDAPRAGQR, encoded by the coding sequence ATGGCAGAATCGAAGCCCAGCCTCCTAAAAAGTCACGACTTCATGGACCGGGAGATCATTCAGTCTCCCTTCAAGTTCTATCAAGCACTCAGGAACGAAGCTCCGGTCTATCAGCTGCCGAAGAGCCCAATACCAGGCAAGCGAGTCTTTGTCGTCAGCACCTATAAGCTGATCCGGGAAGACGTACTGCCTGACTGGAAGACCTACTCAAACCGTTTCGGCGCCTTGATGGGACAAACACTATCAAAAGACCCTGAGATCGCGGAAATCGAAGCGCAAGGCTACGAGCCGGTCGATACCATGCTGACGGAGGACCCACCTGCCCAGCGCAAGTATCGTTCCATTGTCAGCCCGGCCTTCTCGATGCGCAGGGTGGCTGGCTGGGACGCCGCCATTGAGCAGATAGCCAATGACCTGATTGATCAGTTCGAGCAAAAGGGCGAAGCCGACTTCCTGAAAGACTTCTCGATTCAGCTTCCGATCTATGTGATCGCCGACGCTATTGGCGTTCCACGGCAAGATCATAAGAAAATCAAGGGATGGGCGGACGCAGCGATCGCCGCCATAAGCCGCATGCAGGGGCGCGATGCGGCCATCGAGAGCGCCCGCGCCAGTGTAGAAATGCAGCATTACCTCGTCGATCTGCTCGAAAAGCGGCGCCAATCCCCCGAGGATGACATTCTCACGATACTTGTGAACGCCAAATTTGATGAAGACCGGGGCCTCACCAATTCGGAAATGCTCTCAATCCTTCGCCAGCTTATGATCGCGGGTCACGAGACCACCACCAACGCGCTCGGCGGAGGACTGGTCTATATTCTCAGTGAGCCGGGAGCACAGGCGAAGTTCATTGAGACACCAGACCTGCTCGACAACGCAGTAGAAGAAATTCTTCGTCTCGAAGCCTCAACGAAGGGTATGTGGCGAATCGTAAATGAGGACACGACACTTGGCGGGGTCTCCCTGAAGCAAGGCGATGTACTCTTTCTAAGCTACGACTCAGCGAACCGCGATGAAGCGGTCTTCGAGAATGGTGATGCTTGCCAGTTCGATCGCAGCAATGCGAGTCAGCACCTGTCCTTTGGCGCTGGCATACACAGCTGTATCGGCGCGCTTCTCGCCAAGAAGGAAATGCGCATCGCGTTCGAACTGCTGCTCACGCGTCTGCCGAACCTGCGGCTGACGCCGGGACGCAACTCATTGGAATATCTGGAAAGCTTGCTGCATCGCGGATTCAGAAGCCTCCACATCAGCTTCGACGCTCCCCGAGCAGGACAGCGCTGA
- a CDS encoding TonB-dependent receptor, producing the protein MRYLNFTRSLMISTALVAVSVPAFAQNEPDDKPAATEDAVLTADTILVTARKRPETLMSAPLTVQAVTSEELAKNPASDVRSLTAMLPNVTATSSSTGAQGSFNIRGIGGANAADAGVDQSVAVVIDEIPISRGTAASGAFFDLASIQALPGPQALYFGKNASAGVISFTTARPDFEFGGYVKGGYEFEAEDKYTEGAVSIPLSDTLSIRLAGRFNQSEGWLKNVAAPIVNPVEIEPTFALQPGALDDRLGGRESYAGRISVLYEPNSDFSALLKFQAANVETDGLGATYEAMYCSDGASHTYNLPEPSGDCKLNGRTTVSAMNANLAKYFPFARNGIPYSETESKLGSLQLEYDAGLFSISSVTGYYDASVRGLGNASNAQYMYFPGGNGVSDEQISQEIRLTTEFDGPLNYIVGAYADHQERYADTVGRGLIFGYLPPINETVLPDGADDVLPTALGYWPQHEGETDTYSVFGQVTWDISSKLTLDAGARFTKVEGKNSSRNSYVDPFYNSLGIFVPPTTTVRNEFDEENVSPEATLSYQPNTDTTVYVTYKTGYKPGGISNPAVLLNSVFAQDVVFEKETSSGGEVGIKTRLANGRANVIASIYRYEFDDLQLSQFDSATTSFFIQNAGSAITQGVDLQATAQLTDELSVNGIVNYNDGYFSDYKDAGCYPTQTPEQGCVGGLQDRTDSPLPNAPEWVVMAGASWEKPISANLALGIDVDAKYSDEYSLGAGGSPNAVQDSFTKLNARVRLMARDESWDLALIGRNLTNEYVGLVATNKPGTNNAQDGNAELVMATIDRGRSVAIQLQKRF; encoded by the coding sequence ATGCGCTATCTAAACTTCACAAGATCACTGATGATATCAACGGCGCTGGTCGCCGTATCTGTTCCGGCATTTGCCCAGAACGAACCGGATGACAAACCGGCCGCCACGGAGGACGCGGTGCTTACCGCCGATACGATCCTGGTGACAGCCCGCAAGCGCCCGGAAACGCTGATGAGCGCGCCGCTTACCGTTCAGGCGGTGACGTCGGAGGAACTCGCCAAAAATCCCGCCTCGGACGTTCGCAGCCTTACCGCCATGCTACCCAATGTGACAGCGACATCCTCAAGCACGGGGGCCCAAGGCTCATTCAATATTCGCGGTATCGGCGGGGCCAATGCGGCCGATGCCGGGGTCGACCAGTCGGTAGCGGTGGTCATAGACGAGATTCCGATCTCCCGCGGCACGGCAGCCTCGGGCGCGTTTTTCGACCTGGCGAGCATTCAGGCCCTGCCCGGCCCGCAAGCGCTGTATTTTGGCAAGAACGCGTCTGCCGGCGTCATTTCCTTCACCACGGCACGTCCGGACTTCGAGTTCGGTGGATACGTCAAGGGCGGTTACGAGTTCGAGGCAGAAGACAAGTATACAGAGGGCGCTGTCTCCATCCCGCTCAGCGATACGCTATCGATAAGGCTCGCCGGCCGCTTCAACCAAAGCGAGGGCTGGCTCAAGAACGTAGCGGCTCCAATCGTCAATCCTGTCGAAATCGAACCGACTTTTGCCCTGCAGCCTGGCGCGCTCGATGACCGGCTTGGCGGGAGAGAAAGCTATGCAGGCCGTATATCTGTTCTGTATGAGCCAAACAGCGATTTTTCGGCGCTTCTGAAGTTCCAGGCAGCCAATGTGGAGACCGACGGTCTCGGTGCGACCTATGAAGCAATGTATTGCTCGGACGGGGCATCGCACACATACAACCTGCCGGAACCGAGTGGCGATTGTAAGCTGAACGGGCGCACGACGGTTTCGGCAATGAATGCCAACCTCGCCAAGTATTTTCCGTTTGCCCGAAACGGCATTCCTTACAGCGAAACCGAAAGCAAACTCGGGAGCCTGCAACTTGAGTACGATGCCGGCCTTTTCTCGATCTCGTCAGTGACAGGCTACTATGATGCAAGCGTCCGTGGTCTCGGTAATGCCAGCAACGCTCAATACATGTATTTTCCAGGAGGAAACGGCGTTTCAGATGAGCAGATCAGCCAGGAAATCCGGCTGACCACTGAATTTGACGGCCCGCTGAACTACATCGTCGGCGCCTATGCGGACCATCAGGAACGCTATGCAGACACGGTGGGTCGGGGCCTCATCTTCGGGTACCTGCCTCCAATCAACGAAACCGTGCTGCCCGACGGTGCAGACGACGTCCTTCCGACGGCGCTTGGGTACTGGCCACAACACGAGGGAGAGACCGATACCTATTCGGTGTTCGGCCAGGTGACATGGGATATCTCATCAAAACTCACACTCGATGCGGGCGCCCGCTTTACGAAAGTGGAGGGCAAGAACAGCAGCCGGAACAGCTATGTCGACCCCTTCTACAACAGCCTCGGAATCTTCGTCCCGCCGACGACCACCGTCCGCAACGAATTTGACGAAGAAAATGTCTCTCCGGAGGCAACGCTCAGCTATCAGCCGAATACCGACACCACGGTCTACGTGACCTACAAAACCGGCTATAAACCCGGCGGCATTTCCAACCCGGCTGTTCTTCTCAACTCCGTCTTCGCCCAGGACGTGGTCTTTGAAAAAGAGACATCGAGCGGCGGTGAGGTCGGCATCAAGACGCGCCTTGCCAATGGCCGGGCGAACGTTATTGCGTCCATCTACCGTTACGAGTTCGACGACTTGCAGCTCAGCCAGTTCGACTCGGCGACCACAAGCTTCTTCATCCAGAATGCCGGCTCAGCCATCACGCAGGGCGTCGATCTTCAGGCCACTGCACAGTTAACCGACGAGCTGTCCGTCAACGGCATCGTCAACTACAATGATGGTTACTTCTCGGACTATAAGGATGCAGGTTGCTATCCGACACAGACCCCTGAACAGGGTTGCGTCGGCGGGCTGCAGGACCGGACCGACTCACCGCTTCCCAACGCACCCGAGTGGGTCGTCATGGCCGGGGCATCCTGGGAGAAACCGATCAGCGCAAACCTAGCCCTCGGCATCGACGTGGATGCGAAGTACTCTGATGAATATTCCCTGGGGGCCGGTGGGTCGCCGAATGCCGTCCAGGACAGCTTCACAAAACTGAATGCGCGCGTGCGCCTGATGGCGCGCGATGAAAGCTGGGATCTGGCTCTGATCGGCCGGAACCTCACCAATGAGTATGTTGGGCTGGTCGCGACCAACAAACCCGGGACAAACAACGCGCAGGACGGCAATGCCGAACTTGTCATGGCGACGATCGATCGCGGTCGCAGCGTCGCGATCCAGCTTCAGAAGCGGTTCTAA